The Ictalurus furcatus strain D&B chromosome 5, Billie_1.0, whole genome shotgun sequence genome includes a region encoding these proteins:
- the LOC128607672 gene encoding guanine nucleotide-binding protein G(s) subunit alpha isoform X2, translated as MIFIYLFIFIIYLFIVPFHLNFRDLLCVEIPGDQQLLKYSNQPIWHQQQPCHRFSFLDKIDIVQQSDYTPSDQDLLRCRVLTSGIFETRFQVDKVNFHMFDVGGQRDERRKWIQCFNDVTAIIFVVASSSYNMVIREDNQTNRLQEALNLFKNIWNNRWLRTISVILFLNKQDLLAEKVLAGKSKIEEYFPEFARYTTPDDATPEPGEDPRVTRAKYFIRDEFLRISTASGDGRHYCYPHFTCAVDTENIRRVFNDCRDIIQRMHLRQYELL; from the exons atgatttttatttacttatttatttttattatttatttatttattgtgccaTTCCATTTAAACTTTAGAGACTtgttgtgtgtggaaatcccaggagatcagcagcttctgaaatactcaaaccagcccatctggcaccaacaacaaccgtgccacagattcag CTTTTTAGACAAAATAGACATCGTGCAGCAGAGCGACTACACACCATCTGACCAG GACCTGCTCAGATGCAGAGTTCTGACCTCTGGTATTTTTGAGACAAGATTCCAGGTGGACAAAGTAAACTTCCA CATGTTTGATGTTGGTGGGCAGAGAGACGAGCGTCGGAAGTGGATCCAGTGTTTTAATG atGTAACTGCCATCATCTTTGTTGTGGCCAGCAGTAGCTATAACATGGTCATCCGAGAAGACAATCAAACCAACCGCCTCCAAGAAGCACTTAATCTCTTCAAAAACATCTGGAACAACAG atGGTTGCGGACGATCTCTGTAATTCTCTTCCTGAATAAGCAGGACCTCTTGGCTGAAAAGGTCTTGGCAGGAAAGTCAAAAATCGAAGAGTATTTTCCGGAGTTTGCTCGCTACACCACACCAGATGATG CAAcccctgagccaggagaggatcCGCGAGTCACGAGGGCGAAATATTTCATCCGGGACGAATTCCTg AGGATCAGCACAGCAAGCGGTGACGGCCGCCACTACTGTTACCCACACTTTACGTGCGCAGTGGACACAGAGAACATTCGGCGCGTCTTCAATGACTGCCGAGACATCATCCAGAGAATGCACCTCCGCCAGTACGAGCTCTTGTGA